The following proteins come from a genomic window of Ornithinimicrobium cryptoxanthini:
- a CDS encoding MFS transporter encodes MMTAPRPPDAAGVHALQNRTVGTLMSSQVLGGVGVASGIAVAALMAAEISGRDDLSGLANTTQVLGGALITIPIAALMAARGRRVGLVAAYLIGTVGAALAITAAVLGNFPLLLLGTALFGASSTANSQARYAAVDLAPPRRRGRHLSLVVWATTVGSVLGPNILGPGKALAQSLGLPPLAGAWLFSAAGFLVAAVVLSVLLRPDPLLTARALADHSATGHPVVAPTTGTVAQVPTARQRGSIAHGLRQILASPVLRLGTLAVTGGHVVMVAVMVMTPIHMAHGDAQVEVIGFVISIHILGMYGLSPVAGYLTDRWGARPVILGGVLILVAACVLAALSVAGWSIGLLAGLFLLGLGWSCTMVAGSGLIAAGSTVADRAAVQGASDLVMGLSAAAAGALAGVVVQHLGYDWLGVAGAMIALALGAYTLTHRPR; translated from the coding sequence ATGATGACCGCCCCGCGGCCCCCGGACGCCGCTGGGGTCCACGCACTGCAGAACCGCACGGTGGGCACCCTGATGAGCAGCCAGGTGCTCGGTGGCGTCGGGGTGGCCAGCGGCATCGCCGTCGCGGCGCTGATGGCCGCCGAGATCAGTGGCCGCGACGACCTCTCTGGGCTGGCCAACACCACACAGGTGCTCGGAGGCGCTCTGATCACCATCCCGATCGCCGCGCTGATGGCAGCCCGAGGTCGACGCGTCGGCCTGGTCGCCGCTTATCTGATCGGCACGGTCGGTGCCGCGCTGGCGATCACCGCAGCGGTCCTCGGCAACTTCCCCCTGCTGCTGCTCGGCACGGCTCTGTTCGGCGCCTCCTCGACGGCCAACAGCCAGGCTCGGTATGCCGCGGTCGACCTGGCACCACCCAGGCGGCGCGGACGGCACCTCAGTCTGGTGGTCTGGGCCACCACTGTCGGATCGGTGCTGGGGCCCAACATCCTGGGACCGGGCAAGGCGCTGGCGCAGTCCTTGGGCCTCCCGCCCCTGGCGGGCGCCTGGTTGTTCAGCGCCGCCGGCTTCCTGGTCGCGGCCGTCGTGCTCTCGGTGCTGCTGCGTCCGGACCCGCTCCTGACCGCGCGTGCTCTCGCCGACCACTCGGCAACCGGCCATCCCGTGGTGGCGCCGACGACGGGCACGGTCGCCCAGGTGCCTACGGCCAGGCAGCGAGGCTCGATCGCGCACGGGCTGCGACAGATCCTGGCCTCCCCCGTGCTGCGCCTCGGCACGCTGGCGGTGACCGGTGGCCATGTCGTGATGGTCGCGGTGATGGTGATGACCCCGATTCACATGGCTCACGGGGACGCGCAGGTCGAGGTCATCGGCTTCGTCATCTCGATCCACATCCTCGGGATGTATGGCCTGTCGCCGGTCGCCGGCTATCTCACCGACCGGTGGGGCGCACGACCTGTGATCCTGGGCGGGGTGCTGATCCTGGTCGCGGCCTGCGTCCTGGCAGCACTCTCGGTCGCGGGGTGGTCTATCGGGTTGCTCGCCGGGCTCTTCCTGCTCGGGTTGGGCTGGTCCTGCACGATGGTGGCGGGATCGGGTCTGATCGCCGCCGGATCCACGGTGGCGGACCGCGCCGCGGTCCAGGGCGCGTCCGACCTGGTGATGGGGCTGTCCGCAGCGGCAGCCGGGGCTCTCGCCGGAGTGGTCGTGCAGCACCTCGGCTATGACTGGCTCGGGGTTGCGGGCGCCATGATCGCCCTCGCGCTGGGTGCCTACACGCTGACCCACCGGCCACGCTGA